The Streptomyces sp. A2-16 sequence GGACATCCTCGGCATAGCCACCGGCGCCCTGGTCCTCGCCGTGTTCGGCCAGTCGCCGTCCGTCGAGACCCCCTGGAACCCCGACAGCTGGACCTTCTACACCGGCCCCGAAGTGGTCCTGGTCGCCATCGCCTACCTCGCGGTCACCCGGACCCTGGGCTGGTACCTGCACTCCTCGCGGCACGCGGGTCTGCCCACCGTGGCCCGCACCGCCCTGGTCAGACAGGGTCTGGTCGCGGTCGCGCTGCTCGGCATCGCCCCGCTGGTCTGCGTGGTCGCCGCCGCCAAGCCCCTGCTGCTCCCGCTGTTCGCGATCCCACTCATCGCCCTCGACTCCACCCTGTGGATGGCCCGGGCCCGCGCCGAGGAGCAGCTGCGCGACCCGCTGACCGGACTGCCCAACCGGCAGTGGCTCCTGGAGCGCATCTGGACCGCCCTGGACGACGCCGAACGCATCGGCGCCCGGTCCGCCCTGATGCTCATCGACCTCGACCGTTTCCGCTCGGTCAACGACACCCTCGGCCACCTCGCCGGCGACCGGCTCCTCCTGCAGATCGCCGACCGGCTGCGGATCGCCCTGCCGCGCGGGGCGGAGGCGGCGCGGCTCGGCGGCGACGAGTTCGCCGTCTTACTGCCGGTCGCCGACTCCACGACCTCCGCGACCCGGGTCGCCCGCAACCTGGTCGCCGCCCTCAGCTCCCCGCTCGACCTCGACGGACTCACCCTCGTCCTGGAGGCCAGCGCCGGGGTCGCCGTCTTCCCCGACCACGCCCTGGATGCCGAGGGGCTGCTGCGCCGCGCCGACGTGGCGATGTACCAGGCCAAGCGGGACCGTACGGGAGTGGAGGTGTACGAGTCCAAGCGGGACTCCAACACCCCCGACCGGCTCGGGCTCCTGGGCGATCTGCGCCGGGCCCTGGACGCGCACGAGGTGCAGCTGCACTACCAGCCCAAGGTCCGCTTCGACGGACAGGTCGCCGGCCTGGAGGCCCTGGTGCGCTGGGTGCACCCGGAGCGCGGGAAGGTACCGCCGGACGAGTTCATCGCCATCGCCGAGTCGTCCGGCCTGATGCCCCACCTCACCGAGTACGTCCTCGACACGGCCCTCGCCCAGGTCGCCGAGTGGCGGGCGCAAGGCCTGTTCGTGCCGGTGGCGGTCAACGTCTCCCCGCGTGACG is a genomic window containing:
- a CDS encoding bifunctional diguanylate cyclase/phosphodiesterase, coding for MEPTDSAAPDSRLRRLAGAWRTSRWGAGRPSERPGAEGRAAGPYTAARGPGAPQLTAERAAGLPHSESDRHLSWPALPTAVVAAAGFVLGAGFYRAFTGGHALFPSGTVGWSLAVLTGVIVGHLVALGRARWWGGTGSGAALTLAVLLLYGWVPAGMVSLTVVLLVGIARRHRWRQGILHGAVDILGIATGALVLAVFGQSPSVETPWNPDSWTFYTGPEVVLVAIAYLAVTRTLGWYLHSSRHAGLPTVARTALVRQGLVAVALLGIAPLVCVVAAAKPLLLPLFAIPLIALDSTLWMARARAEEQLRDPLTGLPNRQWLLERIWTALDDAERIGARSALMLIDLDRFRSVNDTLGHLAGDRLLLQIADRLRIALPRGAEAARLGGDEFAVLLPVADSTTSATRVARNLVAALSSPLDLDGLTLVLEASAGVAVFPDHALDAEGLLRRADVAMYQAKRDRTGVEVYESKRDSNTPDRLGLLGDLRRALDAHEVQLHYQPKVRFDGQVAGLEALVRWVHPERGKVPPDEFIAIAESSGLMPHLTEYVLDTALAQVAEWRAQGLFVPVAVNVSPRDVHTPGFAGSVAARLARHGVPAGALQLEITEHVLLEDPSRAADTLAALTGHGVKMSLDDFGTGYSSLVHLRRLPVSELKIDRSFVAKLAVDTEDAEIVRCTVDLAHSLGLLVVAEGVEDDETWERLRDMGCDAVQGWLVAAAMPPEETTAWLRARGSRGWQRPRAALPAAE